The proteins below come from a single Hemibagrus wyckioides isolate EC202008001 linkage group LG22, SWU_Hwy_1.0, whole genome shotgun sequence genomic window:
- the zdhhc8b gene encoding palmitoyltransferase ZDHHC8B isoform X2, with product MPDSAGKRFKPTKYIPVCTAATLLVGSSTLFFVFTCPWLANVVSTVVPVYNGVVFLFVLANFSMATFMDPGVFPRANEDEDKDDDFRAPLYKNMEVKGIQVRMKWCSTCHFYRPPRCSHCSVCDNCVEDFDHHCPWVNNCIGRRNYRYFFLFLLSLSTHMVGVFSFGLLFVLNHLERLRELHTTITMIVMCVSGLFFIPVMGLTGFHLVLVARGRTTNEQVTGKFRGGVNPFTRGCCGNVKHVLCSPLAPRYVVDPRKKPNIQITPPFLRPVLSDRNVVVKSKNSLDGFGEKNADIQPPLPPKAERHHHHHHHHHHPQQPFQSQLTSSEESSLSSKATTPSTPAMYKFRPSFGTIPKVHYNAVGEKISMSEDTKSSAILEERAHDYRSEPNLDFPDYGGAEVPPLHRHFLSSPFQLDSYSLKPTGRREEPVKLGGIKPESVTSTPQRGVFSPGTMSSRNASLSYDSLLTPSAAMAPSVPFHSPYLPAKTCHMRRPELQHQHFPSSPYSPARVGYLYGREQERERDTERERDRDPSPVRYDNLSKTIMASIQERKELEERERLILRHSHAHAHSHAHIYANDSGVFDGHYPASRGSRDELTRVGVMSFGSRVLHSSASSLVRAHGPSTSSLHNEAGNGGGVHYCSPSHQPPLSPSLSPRSPSFSHHKLSFVSAVERAESPHLGHREELIRGKVNGQPKGQTRDFHLVSSSGAPLSPSIKKVTGVGGTTYEISV from the exons TGGACCCGGGCGTGTTCCCCCGAG cgaatgaggatgaggataagGATGATGATTTTCGAGCTCCGCTCTATAAGAACATGGAGGTGAAAGGAATTCAGGTGCGGATGAAATGGTGCTCCACCTGCCACTTCTACAGACCACCACGATGTtcacactgcagtgtgtgtgataactgtgtggag gactTTGACCATCACTGTCCCTGGGTGAATAACTGCATTGGTCGGAGGAATTACAGatatttcttcctcttcctgctgTCTCTGAGCACACACATGGTGGGCGTGTTCTCATTTGGTCTGCTGTTTGTCCTGAACCACCtggagcgtctcagagagctGCACACCACCATCAC tatgatagtgatgtgtgtttctGGTCTATTCTTCATCCCCGTTATGGGACTCACCGGGTTTCACTTGGTGCTGGTGGCCAGAGGGCGCACTACTAAcgaacag gtaACAGGGAAGTTTCGGGGAGGTGTGAACCCCTTTACTCGTGGTTGCTGTGGCAATGTAAAACATGTTCTGTGCAGTCCTCTAGCTCCAag gtatgtggtAGACCCCAGGAAGAAGCCGAACATCCAGATAACCCCCCCGTTCCTGCGCCCCGTTTTGTCTGACCGTAACGTTGTTGTTAAA TCAAAAAACAGTCTGGATGGTTTTGGGGAGAAGAATGCAGATATTcagcctcctcttcctcctaaAGCTGAgcgacatcatcatcatcatcatcatcatcatcatcctcaacaGCCGTTCCAGAGTCAGCTGACATCCAGTGAAG AAAGTTCTCTGTCCAGTAAGGCCACCACTCCGTCCACTCCGGCCATGTACAAATTCAGACCGTCGTTCGGGACGATACCCAAAGTGCACTACAATGCCGTGGGAGAGAAG ATCTCGATGTCTGAAGACACCAAATCGTCGGCCATCTTGGAAGAGCGAGCTCACGACTATCGCTCCGAGCCGAACCTGGATTTCCCGGATTATGGTGGTGCTGAAGTTCCTCCCCTGCATCGCCACTTCCTGTCGTCTCCGTTCCAGCTCGACTCCTACAGCCTAAAACCCACCGGCCGCAGGGAGGAACCCGTGAAGCTAGGGGGCATCAAACCCGAGTCGGTCACGTCCACGCCTCAAAGGGGCGTGTTCTCCCCCGGGACGATGTCCAGCCGAAACGCCAGTCTGTCCTACGACAGCTTATTAACACCCAGCGCTGCCATGGCTCCCTCTGTGCCCTTCCACTCGCCCTACCTGCCCGCTAAAACCTGCCACATGCGACGTCCTGAATTGCAGCACCAGCATTTCCCCTCCTCCCCTTATAGCCCCGCCCGGGTGGGGTACCTGTACGGccgggagcaagagagagagcgagacacggagagagagcgagaccgGGATCCGTCTCCTGTCCGCTACGATAACCTCTCCAAAACCATCATGGCATCCATCCAGGAGAGGAAAGagctggaggagagagagaggctcaTTCTGCGTCACAGCCATGCCCATGCACACAGCCATGCACACATTTACGCCAACGACTCGGGTGTCTTTGATGGACATTATCCCGCCTCCAGAGGGTCTCGGGACGAGCTCACCAGGGTCGGGGTGATGTCCTTTGGCTCTCGCGTCCTCCACTCCTCTGCGTCGTCGCTGGTCCGAGCTCACGGACCGTCCACTTCCTCTCTACACAATGAGGCGGGAAACGGAGGAGGCGTCCATTATTGCTCTCCGTCCCATCAGCCCCCTCTCTCTCCGTCACTCTCTCCTCgttctccttccttctctcatCACAAACTGTCCTTCGTCAGCGCTGTGGAGAGAGCTGAATCACCTCACCTGGGCCACAG GGAGGAACTTATTCGAGGGAAAGTTAATGGACAGCCTAAAGGGCAGACGCGAGACTTCCACCTGGTCTCGTCCTCCGGAGCGCCGCTCAGCCCGAGCATCAAAAAGGTGACCGGAGTGGGCGGGACTACATATGAGATATCGGTGTGA
- the zdhhc8b gene encoding palmitoyltransferase ZDHHC8B isoform X3, with protein MLFLRRERLQCPWLANVVSTVVPVYNGVVFLFVLANFSMATFMDPGVFPRANEDEDKDDDFRAPLYKNMEVKGIQVRMKWCSTCHFYRPPRCSHCSVCDNCVEDFDHHCPWVNNCIGRRNYRYFFLFLLSLSTHMVGVFSFGLLFVLNHLERLRELHTTITMIVMCVSGLFFIPVMGLTGFHLVLVARGRTTNEQVTGKFRGGVNPFTRGCCGNVKHVLCSPLAPRYVVDPRKKPNIQITPPFLRPVLSDRNVVVKVSDNGVHANILRAKSKNSLDGFGEKNADIQPPLPPKAERHHHHHHHHHHPQQPFQSQLTSSEESSLSSKATTPSTPAMYKFRPSFGTIPKVHYNAVGEKISMSEDTKSSAILEERAHDYRSEPNLDFPDYGGAEVPPLHRHFLSSPFQLDSYSLKPTGRREEPVKLGGIKPESVTSTPQRGVFSPGTMSSRNASLSYDSLLTPSAAMAPSVPFHSPYLPAKTCHMRRPELQHQHFPSSPYSPARVGYLYGREQERERDTERERDRDPSPVRYDNLSKTIMASIQERKELEERERLILRHSHAHAHSHAHIYANDSGVFDGHYPASRGSRDELTRVGVMSFGSRVLHSSASSLVRAHGPSTSSLHNEAGNGGGVHYCSPSHQPPLSPSLSPRSPSFSHHKLSFVSAVERAESPHLGHREELIRGKVNGQPKGQTRDFHLVSSSGAPLSPSIKKVTGVGGTTYEISV; from the exons TGGACCCGGGCGTGTTCCCCCGAG cgaatgaggatgaggataagGATGATGATTTTCGAGCTCCGCTCTATAAGAACATGGAGGTGAAAGGAATTCAGGTGCGGATGAAATGGTGCTCCACCTGCCACTTCTACAGACCACCACGATGTtcacactgcagtgtgtgtgataactgtgtggag gactTTGACCATCACTGTCCCTGGGTGAATAACTGCATTGGTCGGAGGAATTACAGatatttcttcctcttcctgctgTCTCTGAGCACACACATGGTGGGCGTGTTCTCATTTGGTCTGCTGTTTGTCCTGAACCACCtggagcgtctcagagagctGCACACCACCATCAC tatgatagtgatgtgtgtttctGGTCTATTCTTCATCCCCGTTATGGGACTCACCGGGTTTCACTTGGTGCTGGTGGCCAGAGGGCGCACTACTAAcgaacag gtaACAGGGAAGTTTCGGGGAGGTGTGAACCCCTTTACTCGTGGTTGCTGTGGCAATGTAAAACATGTTCTGTGCAGTCCTCTAGCTCCAag gtatgtggtAGACCCCAGGAAGAAGCCGAACATCCAGATAACCCCCCCGTTCCTGCGCCCCGTTTTGTCTGACCGTAACGTTGTTGTTAAAGTGAGTGATAATGGAGTTCATGCTAACATCCTGAGAGCAAAG TCAAAAAACAGTCTGGATGGTTTTGGGGAGAAGAATGCAGATATTcagcctcctcttcctcctaaAGCTGAgcgacatcatcatcatcatcatcatcatcatcatcctcaacaGCCGTTCCAGAGTCAGCTGACATCCAGTGAAG AAAGTTCTCTGTCCAGTAAGGCCACCACTCCGTCCACTCCGGCCATGTACAAATTCAGACCGTCGTTCGGGACGATACCCAAAGTGCACTACAATGCCGTGGGAGAGAAG ATCTCGATGTCTGAAGACACCAAATCGTCGGCCATCTTGGAAGAGCGAGCTCACGACTATCGCTCCGAGCCGAACCTGGATTTCCCGGATTATGGTGGTGCTGAAGTTCCTCCCCTGCATCGCCACTTCCTGTCGTCTCCGTTCCAGCTCGACTCCTACAGCCTAAAACCCACCGGCCGCAGGGAGGAACCCGTGAAGCTAGGGGGCATCAAACCCGAGTCGGTCACGTCCACGCCTCAAAGGGGCGTGTTCTCCCCCGGGACGATGTCCAGCCGAAACGCCAGTCTGTCCTACGACAGCTTATTAACACCCAGCGCTGCCATGGCTCCCTCTGTGCCCTTCCACTCGCCCTACCTGCCCGCTAAAACCTGCCACATGCGACGTCCTGAATTGCAGCACCAGCATTTCCCCTCCTCCCCTTATAGCCCCGCCCGGGTGGGGTACCTGTACGGccgggagcaagagagagagcgagacacggagagagagcgagaccgGGATCCGTCTCCTGTCCGCTACGATAACCTCTCCAAAACCATCATGGCATCCATCCAGGAGAGGAAAGagctggaggagagagagaggctcaTTCTGCGTCACAGCCATGCCCATGCACACAGCCATGCACACATTTACGCCAACGACTCGGGTGTCTTTGATGGACATTATCCCGCCTCCAGAGGGTCTCGGGACGAGCTCACCAGGGTCGGGGTGATGTCCTTTGGCTCTCGCGTCCTCCACTCCTCTGCGTCGTCGCTGGTCCGAGCTCACGGACCGTCCACTTCCTCTCTACACAATGAGGCGGGAAACGGAGGAGGCGTCCATTATTGCTCTCCGTCCCATCAGCCCCCTCTCTCTCCGTCACTCTCTCCTCgttctccttccttctctcatCACAAACTGTCCTTCGTCAGCGCTGTGGAGAGAGCTGAATCACCTCACCTGGGCCACAG GGAGGAACTTATTCGAGGGAAAGTTAATGGACAGCCTAAAGGGCAGACGCGAGACTTCCACCTGGTCTCGTCCTCCGGAGCGCCGCTCAGCCCGAGCATCAAAAAGGTGACCGGAGTGGGCGGGACTACATATGAGATATCGGTGTGA
- the zdhhc8b gene encoding palmitoyltransferase ZDHHC8B isoform X1 produces the protein MPDSAGKRFKPTKYIPVCTAATLLVGSSTLFFVFTCPWLANVVSTVVPVYNGVVFLFVLANFSMATFMDPGVFPRANEDEDKDDDFRAPLYKNMEVKGIQVRMKWCSTCHFYRPPRCSHCSVCDNCVEDFDHHCPWVNNCIGRRNYRYFFLFLLSLSTHMVGVFSFGLLFVLNHLERLRELHTTITMIVMCVSGLFFIPVMGLTGFHLVLVARGRTTNEQVTGKFRGGVNPFTRGCCGNVKHVLCSPLAPRYVVDPRKKPNIQITPPFLRPVLSDRNVVVKVSDNGVHANILRAKSKNSLDGFGEKNADIQPPLPPKAERHHHHHHHHHHPQQPFQSQLTSSEESSLSSKATTPSTPAMYKFRPSFGTIPKVHYNAVGEKISMSEDTKSSAILEERAHDYRSEPNLDFPDYGGAEVPPLHRHFLSSPFQLDSYSLKPTGRREEPVKLGGIKPESVTSTPQRGVFSPGTMSSRNASLSYDSLLTPSAAMAPSVPFHSPYLPAKTCHMRRPELQHQHFPSSPYSPARVGYLYGREQERERDTERERDRDPSPVRYDNLSKTIMASIQERKELEERERLILRHSHAHAHSHAHIYANDSGVFDGHYPASRGSRDELTRVGVMSFGSRVLHSSASSLVRAHGPSTSSLHNEAGNGGGVHYCSPSHQPPLSPSLSPRSPSFSHHKLSFVSAVERAESPHLGHREELIRGKVNGQPKGQTRDFHLVSSSGAPLSPSIKKVTGVGGTTYEISV, from the exons TGGACCCGGGCGTGTTCCCCCGAG cgaatgaggatgaggataagGATGATGATTTTCGAGCTCCGCTCTATAAGAACATGGAGGTGAAAGGAATTCAGGTGCGGATGAAATGGTGCTCCACCTGCCACTTCTACAGACCACCACGATGTtcacactgcagtgtgtgtgataactgtgtggag gactTTGACCATCACTGTCCCTGGGTGAATAACTGCATTGGTCGGAGGAATTACAGatatttcttcctcttcctgctgTCTCTGAGCACACACATGGTGGGCGTGTTCTCATTTGGTCTGCTGTTTGTCCTGAACCACCtggagcgtctcagagagctGCACACCACCATCAC tatgatagtgatgtgtgtttctGGTCTATTCTTCATCCCCGTTATGGGACTCACCGGGTTTCACTTGGTGCTGGTGGCCAGAGGGCGCACTACTAAcgaacag gtaACAGGGAAGTTTCGGGGAGGTGTGAACCCCTTTACTCGTGGTTGCTGTGGCAATGTAAAACATGTTCTGTGCAGTCCTCTAGCTCCAag gtatgtggtAGACCCCAGGAAGAAGCCGAACATCCAGATAACCCCCCCGTTCCTGCGCCCCGTTTTGTCTGACCGTAACGTTGTTGTTAAAGTGAGTGATAATGGAGTTCATGCTAACATCCTGAGAGCAAAG TCAAAAAACAGTCTGGATGGTTTTGGGGAGAAGAATGCAGATATTcagcctcctcttcctcctaaAGCTGAgcgacatcatcatcatcatcatcatcatcatcatcctcaacaGCCGTTCCAGAGTCAGCTGACATCCAGTGAAG AAAGTTCTCTGTCCAGTAAGGCCACCACTCCGTCCACTCCGGCCATGTACAAATTCAGACCGTCGTTCGGGACGATACCCAAAGTGCACTACAATGCCGTGGGAGAGAAG ATCTCGATGTCTGAAGACACCAAATCGTCGGCCATCTTGGAAGAGCGAGCTCACGACTATCGCTCCGAGCCGAACCTGGATTTCCCGGATTATGGTGGTGCTGAAGTTCCTCCCCTGCATCGCCACTTCCTGTCGTCTCCGTTCCAGCTCGACTCCTACAGCCTAAAACCCACCGGCCGCAGGGAGGAACCCGTGAAGCTAGGGGGCATCAAACCCGAGTCGGTCACGTCCACGCCTCAAAGGGGCGTGTTCTCCCCCGGGACGATGTCCAGCCGAAACGCCAGTCTGTCCTACGACAGCTTATTAACACCCAGCGCTGCCATGGCTCCCTCTGTGCCCTTCCACTCGCCCTACCTGCCCGCTAAAACCTGCCACATGCGACGTCCTGAATTGCAGCACCAGCATTTCCCCTCCTCCCCTTATAGCCCCGCCCGGGTGGGGTACCTGTACGGccgggagcaagagagagagcgagacacggagagagagcgagaccgGGATCCGTCTCCTGTCCGCTACGATAACCTCTCCAAAACCATCATGGCATCCATCCAGGAGAGGAAAGagctggaggagagagagaggctcaTTCTGCGTCACAGCCATGCCCATGCACACAGCCATGCACACATTTACGCCAACGACTCGGGTGTCTTTGATGGACATTATCCCGCCTCCAGAGGGTCTCGGGACGAGCTCACCAGGGTCGGGGTGATGTCCTTTGGCTCTCGCGTCCTCCACTCCTCTGCGTCGTCGCTGGTCCGAGCTCACGGACCGTCCACTTCCTCTCTACACAATGAGGCGGGAAACGGAGGAGGCGTCCATTATTGCTCTCCGTCCCATCAGCCCCCTCTCTCTCCGTCACTCTCTCCTCgttctccttccttctctcatCACAAACTGTCCTTCGTCAGCGCTGTGGAGAGAGCTGAATCACCTCACCTGGGCCACAG GGAGGAACTTATTCGAGGGAAAGTTAATGGACAGCCTAAAGGGCAGACGCGAGACTTCCACCTGGTCTCGTCCTCCGGAGCGCCGCTCAGCCCGAGCATCAAAAAGGTGACCGGAGTGGGCGGGACTACATATGAGATATCGGTGTGA